One Thermofilum sp. genomic window carries:
- a CDS encoding carboxypeptidase regulatory-like domain-containing protein — protein MERGLRRIWTAFLLLLLMFALTKTSGQAILFYGSVVDSEGKPIAGAELAVLKDNLLVTTVSTSPDGSFQLQLPRGDYVLRVYKLGYQPVFVSFSATPERGGSIGSFVLREGVEVTPEALRFTVHQGDRIPIRFSVSNKGLDPIPVTFYLEAPAGWDCRIVTPEGLSTSEVYVLPGSSRNLTLLVSIPYNATSTATVRLIARWAGLQKSYEFKFNVEEKQLVILELPLKEVASYPGALIKIPLRLWNLFPIETTFTLAVSGPAGWIATLLDPSGVSVSRLTLPPGSSRNLTLIVYVHPATASGNYKLVVLVASDFSKTVREVAVSVESRYDLLNLTIPGERLNVTGGSAAQVTLALKNIGNAPTTAFISAKSQAPDILCRFQATGTSEMSTYVLPGEEKIIPLLVEALPGAQAGDYLVTLTAAGSSSRVEKSIVVRVEGSKALEVGTANLFIVAAPGSAGVANVNIANTGTMPLNVTARVVSAPPKFSVTPIPSSATLRPGEKLVLSVSVLVPSNASEGFYNVMFLVEADGLREYRVIVVEVTGEAQLGFFALAAPLAALSFMIVLFSQRRSRR, from the coding sequence GTGGAGAGAGGCTTGAGGCGGATCTGGACGGCTTTCCTCCTGCTACTACTCATGTTCGCACTCACGAAAACTTCAGGTCAGGCGATCCTGTTTTACGGTAGTGTCGTTGATTCCGAGGGGAAGCCCATCGCTGGCGCCGAGCTCGCCGTCCTGAAAGACAACCTTCTCGTCACGACAGTCTCGACATCCCCTGACGGTAGTTTCCAGCTGCAGCTGCCTCGAGGAGATTACGTGCTGAGAGTCTACAAGCTTGGCTACCAGCCGGTCTTCGTCTCTTTCTCCGCAACACCCGAGAGGGGCGGCAGCATAGGAAGCTTCGTGCTCAGAGAAGGCGTGGAGGTAACTCCTGAAGCCCTGAGGTTCACAGTACACCAAGGAGACCGAATACCTATACGGTTTTCCGTCTCGAACAAGGGGCTCGACCCTATCCCTGTAACTTTTTACTTGGAAGCTCCGGCCGGCTGGGACTGCAGGATAGTCACCCCGGAGGGATTAAGCACGAGCGAAGTATACGTGCTTCCAGGCTCGTCGAGGAACTTAACCCTGCTGGTATCTATACCGTACAACGCTACTAGCACAGCCACGGTTCGGCTGATCGCGAGATGGGCTGGTCTCCAGAAATCCTACGAATTCAAGTTCAATGTTGAGGAAAAACAGCTAGTCATCCTAGAGCTACCGCTTAAGGAGGTTGCCAGCTATCCCGGCGCTTTGATTAAGATACCGCTGAGGCTCTGGAACCTCTTCCCAATTGAGACGACGTTCACTCTCGCTGTCTCAGGCCCTGCAGGCTGGATCGCAACGCTTCTGGATCCAAGTGGCGTATCGGTCTCGAGGCTTACTCTACCACCTGGCTCTTCAAGGAATCTCACCCTAATCGTGTACGTTCACCCGGCGACAGCTTCCGGAAACTACAAGCTAGTGGTGCTCGTCGCCTCGGACTTCTCGAAGACGGTGAGGGAGGTGGCGGTCAGCGTGGAGAGCAGGTACGACCTGCTAAACTTAACGATACCGGGTGAAAGGCTCAACGTGACGGGCGGCAGCGCGGCTCAGGTCACGCTAGCTCTGAAGAACATAGGCAACGCCCCCACTACTGCTTTCATCTCAGCTAAAAGCCAAGCACCGGATATCTTATGCCGCTTCCAGGCCACGGGAACGAGCGAAATGTCGACGTACGTCCTCCCCGGCGAAGAGAAGATTATTCCTCTCCTTGTGGAGGCGCTGCCCGGAGCTCAAGCGGGTGACTACCTAGTCACCTTGACAGCAGCAGGCTCGTCGAGCAGGGTGGAGAAAAGCATAGTAGTGAGGGTGGAGGGTTCTAAAGCTCTAGAGGTCGGTACAGCTAATCTCTTTATAGTAGCTGCTCCGGGCTCCGCTGGCGTTGCGAACGTGAACATAGCTAATACGGGAACCATGCCTCTTAACGTAACTGCAAGGGTTGTCTCAGCGCCGCCGAAGTTCTCGGTCACTCCTATACCTAGTTCCGCTACTCTACGGCCGGGAGAAAAGCTTGTGCTTTCAGTCTCAGTGTTGGTTCCCAGCAACGCTTCGGAGGGGTTCTACAATGTGATGTTTTTAGTAGAGGCCGACGGCCTGAGAGAGTATAGAGTAATCGTTGTAGAGGTGACGGGTGAAGCTCAACTAGGATTCTTTGCACTGGCTGCGCCTCTAGCTGCGCTCAGCTTTATGATAGTACTTTTTAGCCAGAGAAGAAGTAGAAGGTAG
- a CDS encoding DUF72 domain-containing protein yields the protein MEVYVGTSGWNYDWNPGGLKWYADESGFNAIELNMSFYSFPKPSTVIKWLEEGAKLRWAVKVHRSITHLRRMNEKSLATWKRFREVFKPLEESIDFYLFQLPPQMPFSEEVERRLRLYAGICEKAAVEPRHASWFNDEVLRFFEELGMVFVTPDSPLFEGLPHGKVYNVRGVCYVRMHGRLTWYNYGYLDEELEEVADALIRASPGRAYVFFNNNHDMLSDGRRMLEILRKKAALK from the coding sequence ATGGAGGTATACGTGGGTACGTCTGGATGGAACTATGACTGGAACCCGGGCGGCTTGAAGTGGTACGCAGATGAGAGCGGCTTCAACGCAATAGAGCTGAACATGAGCTTCTACAGCTTCCCAAAACCCTCGACTGTAATCAAGTGGCTTGAAGAAGGGGCTAAGCTCAGGTGGGCGGTGAAGGTCCACAGAAGCATCACTCACTTGAGGAGAATGAACGAGAAGTCTTTAGCAACTTGGAAGAGGTTCAGGGAAGTTTTTAAGCCTCTCGAGGAAAGCATCGACTTCTACCTTTTCCAGCTTCCCCCCCAGATGCCATTCAGCGAGGAGGTCGAGCGGAGGCTCCGCCTCTACGCAGGTATTTGCGAGAAAGCTGCCGTAGAGCCACGCCATGCAAGCTGGTTCAACGACGAGGTGCTACGCTTCTTCGAGGAGCTGGGCATGGTTTTCGTCACTCCTGACTCGCCTCTATTCGAAGGTTTACCGCACGGTAAAGTCTACAACGTGAGAGGCGTGTGCTATGTGAGGATGCACGGACGCCTTACCTGGTACAACTACGGTTATCTAGACGAGGAACTTGAAGAGGTCGCAGACGCACTTATCAGAGCATCGCCAGGGAGGGCTTACGTCTTCTTCAACAATAACCACGATATGCTTTCGGACGGGAGGAGAATGCTGGAAATCTTAAGAAAGAAAGCTGCCCTTAAGTAG